The following is a genomic window from Chanos chanos chromosome 1, fChaCha1.1, whole genome shotgun sequence.
CTGTGCTGATCCGCCTAATTCCTACAGCTCAGCAAATGAATGGCTCTAAAAACATCTATTTTCAACAGATTTGAGAGACTTTGacttatgtaaaaaaaaaaaattcgggAGGAGAATGTGCCAGTTCTGCAGTATTACATGAAACAAGATTTCCCAGGTAGCCAGCTTCCAGCCCACTGAGAGAAATCCTGCTTTATGGCATGCTTGGTCTGGCAGAGTGCATTATTGAGGGTGGATGTGAAAGCTCACCTGCTCTCTGATGAGCCTGGATGTCATCTAGGCCCGCAAGAGTACGGAGGGACCTGCGTTCTTTAAAGGCCACAGTTGGAACCATGTCCTCTCCATCAGCGAAGCATAGTTTAGAGCTGTTGTTTTTGCCTGGCAAGCCAATCACGTCCTCTAAGGGCCCGTTCTGTGTGGGTACGGCGTTCTCATTGGAGAGGGTATGGTTTGCGGTGCTACTGGGTGGAGCAGATTTCTGTGGGCCAGACAAACCTGTAAATGCACTCTTTATTTGTGGTGTATCAGATGGGACCAGGATGATCAAGGAATTCTTTTGTTCTTACCATATCTGCAGGATCAATTTTCCTGGTTCTTTTCATGATTTCCTCCAGGCGCTTTCAGAAGAGAAACAACATAGAAGCTCAAGCATTCTCTTATTTTGTGAAACATATCAAACATATTACTAGTGTCAGAATGAACATGTTTCTAAACTGGATCCGTGTTATGTTTTTACAGATAATCTATAGTACATTATAGCAGAAAGTGATGAACCTGTTCTAACAAAAATTAGCTAATTAGTAGCTTGCTAGAAGTTGGCAAGCACCTTAATTTACCATTGTGTGATCTAGAGCCTCTGGCAAACTAATAAGGAGGAACCGCAGTTCTCAGTCTGTGTTTCACacctttttcctctcctgtcgTTCGGCCTCTTCTCTCTgaaagtgtttctctctctctagtctctGTTGCTCTGCTATTAGCTTCTGACGAGCCTCTTCTTCCTCCCGCTTAAGCagtaaagggaaaaacaaaaaacaacaaaaacagtttcaagACTTTAAGTCTTCCGTGCATATTTCTATGGAActacaaaaagacattttctggCTGTAATTTTGGGTAAAATGCACTGCTTCTGCTTCCCAGCGTCTAATCACTAATAAagaatgtatacatttttttagcCCTCAGAGACCAATAGACCACCTAGATAGCTATATGGATTGAAAcagtgctttttaaaaacacgCATCATAAATGCTTCTTGAgaatatgtttaatgtgtgatATCCTATTATCTTGGCATCATATTACACTAAAAGCGTTTCTCAGTCAGTTCTTCTAAGGGCCATTAGCCTGAGGCTTTGTACTGTAGCCTAGCACTGGCTCATTATGTTCAATTCActaagaaaacaaatatgtgtTACTTAGGTAAATAAGACGTTCAAAGGCTTCAAGTCCTGTTTGATGATGAAACACAAAGTTGTGCCTCAGGCCCTCTCGGGGTGGACtgggagaaacagacacagactttCTCTACTGAAAAATTAGCCAGGTGTGTAAAATGAGTTTGGCCAGTGATTTTCTGTTctgcaggagcaggaggaggattTGGCTCACAACGCAAAGTTTCACAGCAAAAGTCGAGTCGCACACCTGCTGCTGGAGCctcctgtcttcttctctctgtctactgGCAATCTCttcttcagtctgtctctgctcttcctcatctttcctcttcttctcctccagcaGCTGGGCCTCTGCCTCCAGACGAGCTCGCTCCTCCGCTCTTCGGCGTGccagctcctctctccttcGCCTACGCGGCCAAACACACGCATTTTAACACCACTGGTGTTTAATATCAGTACAAGCAACCAGAAAGGTCCtaaacctctctcctctcacacatacTTTTAAACCAACTTGGCTTTTTTAGAGCCAACCAATCTCTCTACACAGCTGGACAGTGCCTTGAAAATGATCAAGTGCATTCCACACTGCGTAGCCAAACATCGAAATTGTTTTAGTCGACAGCTGAACGAAAGAGTCAGGCGGTGAGCATTTCCAGAAAAGCACTTGGCAGTTTTATAGCCCACGCAGAAGCTTTCGAGCATGCATCACGGTTCAGATTAGACCcaggagaagaaagacagaagctTAGCACAATCCCTCCCTCttcacacctctctgtctcctccctctgtctgcgctcctcctcctccctctccctctgctgtCGGGCCTGTCGTCTCTTCTCCGCCAGCAGCCGTGTGGCCTCCTCGGGATCGGTCGTGCCCGCGGAGGGTCTGTTCATTTCCCCTGGGGAGTGTTGACAGGAccctgagagaggaagaagtgAAAAAGTAGCAGAATCAGCaaaagattggaaaaaaaaaagttgcacacAGCACATTTGCAAGTGTTGTTTATCACTGTAAAGTCTCTTGTAGTTGCAGAGTtataatgaaacatttttgagtTAACATCTGTAGAGGCCATTGTTTTCATATCTTTTAACGGTTGCTTTTTTATTTCTACTGAGAACCAGTTTTTATTAgctatatatattttatgtttatatttgtagttatatagtttatatttataattttacaGTTTGTATTTATATTGTGAAACAGTGTTCATATAATTCATGCTCTTAGTGTAATATGATGCTAAAATATTATTTACTCTGCTTGTGACACCAGAAACAGAGTTGAGGTGAATTTCTTGGATCTTATTTCCTGAAACCTTTAGCCAGCACCGTGTTTCTTAAGCTGATTCAGAAATCATTTTTCACAAACCAATCATTGGACATTTTGTTCGTTTTACTCCTTCAAATGTATGTAAACAGACACAAGAGGTGTTTGTAAACCTGGGTCATTGTTCTTGACTCACCATTGACTGTCTGAGAGGAGAATGTAGGTATTTTATGAGGCTCTGGAGGGTCTGGGTTTGGGTGGATTCTGTTGTTCCCTCGTGGAGGAGATGCTGACTCCTTAGTCTGTGAGATACTGGAGGAGACCATTCGCTCTGGCACTGGGTTCTCCTCCTCTGGGAGAGGCGCCATAACCTCTGGGTTGGTAGACTGTCTGAGAGGTGGATTGCTTTGAGGCCTGAGCAGTGACAGAGAATTTGTTTACAACAGAAAGTACATTATAATTGTCAGACAGCAGCATTTAACTAAATAGAAGCAGGGAGTTGATCACAACCATATACAAGTGCATTTTTGCAATATTAAAAATTCATATTACTATTTGTTTCCATACCCCTGGGGCGGTAATGCTCTTCTGTTCTGCGATTTTGAAGCTGGCCTGACTTTGGCATTAGCTGTCTGAGGTTGCAGCTTCTTCAAGTCTCTTCTCTCTAGGCTGCCTAGAGACAACTGAAGCACAACATCGTAGCACCAAGATGTTGTTTTCACTTGGAAAACAATAAATACTGGATTGAATGAgaggattttttccccccttttgtgCATAACAAGGGATAGAGCGCTGTGATTTTAACAGGAATATTTGTCACCTTGTGTTTTGGAGTTCATCACACATTTTGTGGTCTTTCCTTATGTAAGTAGATTGAATAAAACATGGTAAGTGCTCACCGGTTGCCCATTGGCGGCTCTGTTTCCCCTTTGGTGCTTGTCACCGCTCAGATTGGAGGCACCTGTAGGCCGTTGCTGACCTGGGCTGGAACGGTGCTTTTGTGTAATGTTAGAGCTCACAGAATGGCATGAGGCTGAACGGGGACAGACATGAACAACTGAGAAGATGTTTCaggagacatggagagacattAGTGAGAGATGAAGccatgagggggggggggggaggatgGGAGAGATTAACGGGGGAAAGTGGGCAAGCAAATATTAGCGCTATTGTCAGTCGATTTTCTGTTAGCCTTttcaacaaagcaaaaaagaaagaaacagaattgttgttgttgtgttcattttagATGAAGTACCTGCTTCTCGTGAGAGGCAAGCAACACTTCTGCTCCTGGCTAAGAAAGAGACAGTGGGAGTCTGAAGACGACTGATCAGGTTTCTCTCCCACTTAGTCAAAGTACGACGTGAAGCTAGTGTGCGGCAAAGCATtttggacagaaagaaacacagaggtacCAGACATACAGAAGAGCATGCGTgcgcacaaaacacacacacacacacacacacacaaacacacagacactgaataGTAAGCTCAGAGGCTTCAACTGAATCGCTACTGTTGTTAGTCTGGACAATCAAATAAGGTGCCTGGATTTCATTACTCACAAAGAGCAAagcagaaagactgagagacatAAGTGAATAGCTCAGAATGACACTGAGAAAAGTTGCTGAGACATGCATAGATCCATAAACATGGGAGAATTACCACTGGTGCCAGCACAGCCATGGCTGTTTCCTCTGTGAGAAGAGTGGACAGATCTTTGCTTGGCTTTCTGACTCCTCTCCATGGTTTTAAGGACCACGGATTCATAACGCTCCTGATACAAGGTACAAATGCCTCAGTCAGtcatatttactgtatttgtcATTTAAGCCCTAAAATTGTATTAAATTGTATTACATTtgtatttaatgtaattacCATGTACCGCGTTCAGATACATACTGATTCACtgacacaaaactgaaaaaaaagtgtatcgTTTGTACTTGATCTAAAGTGACAGTTATATACTCagacactcgctctctctgacagtTATATACTcagacactcactctctcttcttttagTCTCTGCTTGCGTTTCTCCTCCACTgccattctcctcctctcctccctcaatCTCTGCTCCTCCAGTTTCCTACGACGCTCCTCCAGGTGTTTCTCATAGTATCGTCTGGCGCGTTCCTCCCGAGCTAGCCAGCCCTGCTCCCGTGAAGCTACACATACAGCAGGTTACTTAGCAACCTTGAAAAAAATTCCCTCCTAAATCACCCAAAAATTGAAATTCCCTCATCAAACCACCTCCTAGTTTTGCGAGGGTTCTGTGAGATAACTTTGGGGATTTAGTTGAGTTTGAGTGCGTACCGAGCTGTTTCTGGtattcttctctcctctctcgaGCTAGACGCAGTCTTTCATCCACCTTAAGAGCATGTGACTCTGGGGAGCAGAAAACTCATTAAAAACTGTCAAATTTTGCaaagtgaaaatatttcttCAAGTTCTAACTTGCGCATCAGGGACTTTGctctgaaatgatttttgtaacatgtttttgaacattttcaatcagtttgaaaaaaagCCACGTGTGTACACAGAGGgcactgaaaatgatttttgagCTGGCAAGGATAGAAAATTACACGTTTGTCATAGGTTGCTTCATACTAGCAAAAAGAAACTTCTAAAACCTCGActggaggagaatgaggagcAAGGAGAGGTAGAGGACAAATTGACGGTATGATAAAGAAAAGAGGTCAGGAAGactgaagaccaaaataaaagCCTTTTAAACCTGGAGTATTTCCAAATTTGCTGTTGCTACGGATCTGTACTGATTTAGTGAGCGACGGGGCACAAAGTGTCCTTTTCATCTCTGCTCTCAACTTCAGGTCAGAGCCACTACTCcctgaaatatgaaataaattcaGCATTACAAAAGCATCATAATGACTGTATGTTGCTAAGATGTTACGAAAGTGATTATAAAATTTAAGGAATAAAGTTTATTGAATAAAATACAGGCGCACAGCCATTGGAACACCCTGATCAAACATGACACACATTGACTTCTGCATGTTATTTCTCATTGgataaaaaaaccccagtttattccaaatgcagcAATGCAAAGCTATTCCTTGTCAGTTGCCTCAGGCAAAATAATGAGGCTATGACAACATATTGCATGGGGCTAAATTTAGTATCATTATTGTTACACATTCAAGATGCGTGTTCGACCCCTGATGTTTACAGGACAAAGAAAACACTCCAAAGAAAACACTCCTGGTCAGTCACTTGTTAAAATCCAATACTCCTGATCAGTCACATGTAAAAAATATAAGAAATTTCAGCAGGTGCAAcgctgacattttcaaaaatgtcaacAACCAAAACAAGCAGCGTTTGGGAGCATGTCAGTCCAAAagggatagaaaaaaaacagaagctgcAAATGTTTGatatgctgacacacacacacacacacaaacaacttcaGACACAAGCCCAACATAAGGTCTGTCTCATGTTGGCTCTCATCCTTTCATTCGAAGCAAGACTGCTTAAGGCTGAATAAGATcgacaaagaaaacatttgtgattctgtgtctgtgaagaaCAACAAATTTGCCGCCTGACTTAAGTCCTCTCACAGAGGCTGGATTCGAGCAACAAACAGTGAAGAAGAGATGTACAGTGCCAGATCTGATAATGACATGGATATAATGAGGACAGTTAAAACTTTTATCAGTTGACTGTTGACGCTCCTGGTCTTACATTTCATAACATAAACTTGACAAAcacacccattttttttttttataattgtaCAACAACTAAGCATGTGAGTCTTCTTTTAAAACAGAGATCCTCTGTAAAATCTCAGGCAAGTCCACAACatataacagttaaaataaatcCATTTTCAGTCCGCGTATCATATGACACATACCATGCATCAAACATCGAATGCTGAGCATGTTAGAGAAAacttaaatatgtatatatggaTATAAAACAAAGGCAGCTTTTGTCACCACAAATGAAAATTAACATACATATGAGCACACTCTGTCAAGACAACATACCCAGTTACCTTTGACTTACGGTAAATCCCTAACCCATAAGAGCGGTTAAATGGAAACTGAACACAGCTGTCAAAAAGGAGAGCGCTGATGCAGTTATGTTAAGCATCAGGCCCACACGCCCTGACCGTTTACCAACCTCCATGTCTCCTGGCAGGGCCGTCCATCTTCTGCTGCCTATCCTCCGTGGTGCCGGACATAGGCAGCGATGTGGGTCTGTTAGccctcctccactctccctcCTGCCCTGCCAGGCTCTGACATGAGGCTGGCATGGCACCTCCGCAGTCAGGTGCTCCAAAGCTCTCAGATGCGAGTATATTTGTTTAACACGcttccctgcttctctctctctctctctctctctctctctctctctctctgtgtttgttcttgCACTGTTCAGAGCGCAGTAGTCTTCTGCTTCAGCTGACAGCTTATCCGTGCATCTCTAGCAAacggagaaaaggaaagggtggggggaaccctttgggggggggggggggggggggggggggatgagagaACAGCTGATCCTGTTCGGGCactgtccacacacatacatgcgctaATGCACTCGTGAAACTGGCTCCGCAGCAAAAGACATGAACAGATAACAGGCGTAATTGATAAGCAAATGCCAGGGCAGGCATGAGAACTAGTACATTCATTATAATCAGTTACAGGGCTATAAGCCTACGTGCCACGAGCTCTTGATGTGGGTCCCTTTAAGAATTCTACTGTGTGGCTGAGTTTTTGTCACGGGATCCAGCAGCATCACTTGCATTAGTGAGTCACGTTGAAGGCAGTCTGCAGGATGCCGCAGGGACGTGAAATATTCAGAGCACACTAAATGAGGGGAGGTGAACACAGGCTGTCCTTCTAAGTGGTTGCCCGGACAACAGCACCATGCAAAGGAACGAGTGGATGGGCATTAGGTTTCCAGCATGCAAAGGGCTTTATGAGAAGACTGTGCACCGAAGACT
Proteins encoded in this region:
- the map7a gene encoding ensconsin — its product is MPASCQSLAGQEGEWRRANRPTSLPMSGTTEDRQQKMDGPARRHGESHALKVDERLRLARERREEYQKQLASREQGWLAREERARRYYEKHLEERRRKLEEQRLREERRRMAVEEKRKQRLKEERERYESVVLKTMERSQKAKQRSVHSSHRGNRLCRTLASRRTLTKWERNLISRLQTPTVSFLARSRSVACLSREAVVHVCPRSASCHSVSSNITQKHRSSPGQQRPTGASNLSGDKHQRGNRAANGQPLSLGSLERRDLKKLQPQTANAKVRPASKSQNRRALPPQGPQSNPPLRQSTNPEVMAPLPEEENPVPERMVSSSISQTKESASPPRGNNRIHPNPDPPEPHKIPTFSSQTVNGSCQHSPGEMNRPSAGTTDPEEATRLLAEKRRQARQQREREEEERRQREETERRRREELARRRAEERARLEAEAQLLEEKKRKDEEEQRQTEEEIASRQREEDRRLQQQREEEEARQKLIAEQQRLEREKHFQREEAERQERKKRLEEIMKRTRKIDPADMKSAPPSSTANHTLSNENAVPTQNGPLEDVIGLPGKNNSSKLCFADGEDMVPTVAFKERRSLRTLAGLDDIQAHQRAGELSHPPSIMHSARPSMP